Part of the Limanda limanda chromosome 23, fLimLim1.1, whole genome shotgun sequence genome is shown below.
ACACGCAAAGTAACAGCAACAGTTGAAGTTAAAGACACAAATGCAGCTCGGCTCCTTATTTGTGAGCCAAAAAAAGGAGCTGAGCCATATCGCATAACTTATAATTATCCAAATGGCGGCACTGAAAAGCTGTAATGTCTCATGTGAGGATTGTCTGGACCAACAAGTCAGGGAGAGAATGAGGTAAGAGGACACCTCGGAACGCACACGTTTACCTAATAACTCCGCACGCGCTCGAAGTCCTCAGCTACATAAACAACGCTGCGTTTCAACCACTTGAGACGGATGACAACAGCAGATGTTCAACACCGACTCCTTGTACAGGCGCTAATGCCCAAGTCCACTGGAACTTGAGGCTGAAAAAATACACTCATCAACTGTTTCCATGGTAATCTGGCATCTTGTTAAACACGCGCCGTGATTGATGCTTCTAACAGCCATTAGGTtggtttattcttttttttgtgtttcttcctctcagtcGAATAAATCCTTCGCCTTTTTCTCACGCGGTAATTAGCTCGGCCCTGGACGGGGGCCTATTTTTCATGGCAGCCCGTCCTTCCTGACGTGCCCGGGGACGGAGCGCAGGCCGCCGTCCCGCCGCGTCTCTGGTCCAACTCAAACACCCCGCGTGGCGGATAAAGCTCCATGATGTGATTGTCCCGGATGGGTCACGGGGCGACGTCCAGCTGTGTTTCCTTTGTGAGATAAACTGCTGAGGGCGCGCTCGACGTGAACGTCTGTGTAAGAACATGTGATGTTCCTGAGGAAGCCGAGGAAGCTCTGTGTGACACTCAGAAGAAATCAGTGCGACGTGTTCCCACCTCAGCCGTTTCCGTCTCAGCTGGCAATGTCGAACGCCCATTTGGACTAATTCAACCCAGGCTTCTGTCAACGTTACAGCAGTTTCATGGATTGAATAATCTGAAAAAGTTGTCTCCTACTCCGGGACACTCGGAGCAAAATGCCTCCTAACGTGACACAGATGGAATTACAGCTGGGATGAGGCCGTTAGTATAGCACAGTTGACGCAGCTTGGTTGTATTTCATTGCACTTGATGGAATAAGTGTGAGGATTCCGGCCGTGGGACTCAGACGAAGACGAGGCTGCACTTAGGCGTACAGTTAAATACTACCTGCTCACAATGAACATCTCTGCCGTGGCTAAAAATCTGAGCCCGGGCGGAACTACAAATCCAAGCACTCCTAATAAATTCCTAAGAACTCGCACATGTTTAGAGAATCCCCACATCATAACACATTATGCAACCGCAGCATAAACAGTCTGATTTTCAAGTGTCCCCTCATCACGAGCCGCTGCCTCCGAGCTTCCGTGCCAGTGAAATGCAGACTCACTGTAGCCCCGTATGAGTTTTCCAGGGTTCTGGTTTTTCACTCTGGTTCCCCGAATATCCTCAGTGCTGCCATCAAGCCGAGCTGTAGGATGTAAATCTTATCTGTGTATTGCGGCTCGGACCTAAATTCTGTTGACAAAATCCTGCATTGtctccagagagagaagaaaactcTTGGTTTTGCTCAAGAGAAATAAAGAACCGATTCCAAGTCAAGTTAAAAAACAATGATCGACCTCCCTAGGGTTGATTTTCTAATGCAATCCTGAAGAAAAGTGAGATTTAATACTAACATTACACAGGTTTAGGAGCTGGACCACTCTTTTACAAGCTGAAAACTGCTCTTGAGCAAGTCAATCTGGTCTCAGTGTTATTCAGAGGCCGCTGTATATCCTCCATCAAGGTCAAGGGAAAAgacaaaatgatttaaatgattcaaAAGGCCCCTCAAACTTTGAGAAACACGCTGACATTGACTCGTAAAACACCCGGATTGGTGAGGAGATAATGGATATCGCTTAAATATCAGTTAGATTAAAGTCTGGAAccaattctctggattttatCTGAACGTCATGTCTCAAAACATGACTTaaaacacctgaaaacacatacATCATAATAATACCTCCTTCACATGGAAGCAGTGGTATTATTTAAATGCAGAATTTGCCCTTTGCAAAGACAGCAGGGTCAGCAACGCTTGGAAGTGattatctgttttgcatttttttccggAAGAGGGTCATAAACCCAATCTGCAAGCGGTTGTGAGTCTCTACTTCTTAGTAAACCGACCTCTCCCGCTCCTGCTCCAGCAGGTTGGTGAACTCGTCGCTCTTCTTCATGAACTCGCCGTGGTTCCTCTTCTCGTCGTCCAGCTTGTACAGGGCCTGTTTGTGCGACTGCTCCAccatcagcagctgctccagcatCCGCCGGTGCGTCTCCCTCTGCTTCTCCACCAGCTTATCCAGCTGAAAAAAACTCAGTCATTGATCGCAGCCATTTCTGGTGCCAAATACTTTAGCTAGAATTAAACATTGGTGTTACCTCAACCATGGGCCTCTCGTAAATGTCCTCCTGGAAGTCGTCTGCCTTGCCCTGGATGGCGTCTCTCTGCAGAGCCTGCAGGACCTTCTGCGGTGTGACAAATCCATATTTGGCCTCTAGCAGCGCCAGGTCGATTTTCTCCGCCTTCAGGACTGTGATCACCTCGTCTCTGGCCTGCAGTTGGAGAGAATAGGCGAAATTGGTTAGATTCAACTTGACAAACTTTAAGAAATCAGTTTGAAAACCTCCACTGCTTTGAAAACAATAGATCTTTCTGTTTTCACCATTAAGCCAATTTGACACACTATAATTAATGATTCGGTCTTAAAGAAAAGCTGCCAACTTTATATTAAGGCAGACGTTGCCTTGTTGATATCATGGAACAACTCCTCCGGGAGATTCTTGGATGCAGAATGACAGGAAGTTGTCTCAGCTGTCGGCTGTCTATGAACACAGGCTTTTATTCTGCTGATCCACTGTGTCTGACTACATGTCTGACTGGGGTCAGTGCCCATGTCTGCAGGCCTGAGGGCTGCTGTCTGGGCAAAATGTTCTCagggcctcctccatgtttcctcCATGCATCATCTCCACAGTTTTACCTGTAGCTCTCCCTCCAGCAGGCTCAGCAGAAAGACCAGGTCATCCCGGGAGAGGTCCCTGCCCTTCTCCCTGCGACCGGCCTTCGTggcaccgctgctgctgctgctgccgctcccGCCGGAGCAGGTACTGTTCTTTGTTGTCTTGTGGTTCCGCTGGATGGTGCCGGTGTCATCCGGCGGCTCGCGGTACCGGCTGCGGCGCTCGGCCCGTCCCGAGGGCGCCTCGCGTTCGGCAGATCGCTTGCGCGTGTCCGCCTGCACTAGCTTGGCCTTGGTTATGTCCTCCAGACTGTTGCTGCGGGATCGCATGGTCCTTTACCTGTTGATGGAATCAAAGAGGAAAGGATGAGATGATCTTTTCTGAGCCATGTGTCTTCTGTGTTACATTATTTATCAtcccaaacaaaaaacaatacagGAATACATAAAGTGCAAAATATGAACGCACGCCCTTGACTTTGAAAAACTTACAAGAAGAAAATACGCAGATGCTTTTACTCTGTCAAATATAATCTATCCTTGAAGTTTAGTGCATTCCAGGAGTTACTTTGTGActgatgaaatgttttatttacatttttctggcCAGAGCATTTATACATTAGTGGGAATGAATGCCAGTATCACTCTACCGGCCCCAGTTTGATGTCCTACATATCCTGGACTTCCCGTGCACAGACTCTGGATaccagaaaataaatcaatactGTATTAAACAAGCACAGGGCGCATCAACATCAGGAGAAGAGTCTGGATTTCAAATGGCAAGAGAGTGTGTTTGCAAGTCTGAACATATTCGCTACACCTGCAGTTCCACATTTGTCATCCATCCAGCTCAGCAGCACCGTGTTGTCATTGCCCTccatattattaaatattattaaatcgGGGTAATAGAGTCGTCATCATCACGTCCAACCGTCAGCCACAACGCGCCATTACGCCTCCGATTCTCTGACGTGCCAGAACGCATGTAGATCCCGGAGCTTCAACGCTGGCTCAACAAATTACCCAAAAGCTGCCGATCGTTATTCACGGCTGATGAATTCCACCAGAAcgtgaactttttttttattattatgagaaAGTCAGCCAAATCAGTTTGCCAGAGGACTTAAGCAGTGGGGCGACCGCACTCGTCTTGCCGACCCACTTTGTCTGTTTTACAGATGTTGATTGGTGGCCTGATGTGTTTGGGCCGGGAGATGGATCGGAAAAACGGGGCAACATCGGGCGTACGGGACTTAGCGAGCGATGAATCAAAGGCATTGTGGCTACCTACCAGGGTCTGTTTGGAGTACACACTGTGTCTTTGTGACATCTGGTTTATGAATGGCCCATTCAGTGACTCACTGACTTCGATCAAAGTatgataaatagataaatgctGTAAGCTGCGAGAGAACTGTAAGCTCCTCTGCCAAgtcatttattacttttttcgGCATTATGTTGGACTAAATAAATACATCCAAAAAGGCAGAGCAGAAACAAAAGCATGCTGGGACTCATTTCTGAGTGTTTGATGTAAGAGAGAACATTCTGCCCACAGGCATTACATCATCATCCATCCAGCTCGACTCACATTGAAATGTTTCCAAACGAGCCGAGCTCCCGAGCTGCGGTTCCAGCTAAAGACGGTCTTTCACAACAACGCAGTCACTTTTGTTTGGTCATTTGTAACTTGGCAACGCAAAAAAATAATGATGTCAATTTTAATCACGCGCTCCCGACAATAAACACAGACCTGTTagcttttctttcattcacacaGACCAGCGAGATATTCTTTTGATTGTTTGGAGAAGAATTgattaaattgtatttacttGGATGAAAAGCAAAAGAagggatcaaataaaaaatcgGTGAAATGAAGTCACAGGATTTTATATTAACTCAAACAGCCAATGAATagagtgtaaataaataaatgagagtAAAATGAATATACAGAGAAAGATACAAATTGGTTTCCCATTCCTTTTTCCATGTGCCCACTAATATAACTAACTAGTATAAATGAATGGCAAAACTTAAACTTTCAATTTTAACTACTGAACAATTATTTATGCTACTATACTTATTATGTACTTGTCATTTAGCAGATTATTAAATGTATCcgtataaaaaaaataagaaatgcaTAGAAAAACAACCCAACAGTACTATGTAGGTGAAATATATGTTATGTATTAAAATGCAGCTTGTACAGTATATCAATTCGTCagtaatcaaatcaaatatgtaTAATTTTTTGCCAACAATATATCTGTATATCTACATTAATCTAATATTGGATACAggccttttatttttaagtatttttacacTGTGGTGTTgctatttttactttaatatgcTAGTTAAACCTAAATGATTCtaaaacacatcaaatctccGGCATTAGCACATAAAAATCGTACTGCTCATAACTTCTGCCGCTGCCAATGCAATTTTTTTAAGTTGGATTTAATATCTGATATTGGCAACCAACACCACTTTGATggtatttatctgtgtgtgtgcttattgtCCTTccaaggaaaaaaggaaaacaaggttaaaatttaaagaaaaaaatagtttCAGCATCAGTCCATGGCTTGCCACTGAGACATTAATGAAAATCCCACCACACGCTCCAATCGCAGCTTCAGAAACGACCGGTCCGAGGCTCCTGGAGTGTGTgtccagcttgtgtgtgtgtgtgctgccctCTGACAGCTATGTGTAAGAAAGATGGCTGGGTGATTGCATTGTGAACACTCTAGGCACGGCGCCACATGATTCAGGGCTGAGGTAATTCCCTGCCGTCTAACACAGACTCCACATCGACTTACTCAGAGATCTGGGCTGCAGGGCAATAGACAGGGCtgctctgaatgtgtgtgtgtgtgtgtttgtacagatTTAGGCAACGTGCAAAGATACAGGACTATCCGTGTTTGTGTAATCTTACCCAGAGCATCGTTAGAATGTAGTCGATCAACTCACACCGACTCAAACGTGCTTTTAAGCCGGAGGTTTCAGATTCGAGCTGAGATTGCGCAAACAAATCCGAGGGTCCCAGACGTGTAACGCGGCCCCGCTGGGATTCCTACATGTGCAAGTATCACGTATCTGCAGAATCTCCGAGATGGATCAGAAATACATCACTTAGTTCACAAAAAGGTTCACCGGGGGGGCAGGACAAATCGCCTCACATTGGATTTGACGTGTCTCCGAATCAGTCCTTTACTGTCGTGGTGGGAGTTGAGTGAATAGGTTTTGTAACCAAAAAGGTTCGGCGCGTCCGGTGAGTGATGGTCCTGATGTTGCTTAACTGGGTTATTTGTTGCTCCAACTGGAAACTTGGAGCAAAACTGGGAACACTTGGAATGTCCAAAAAGAGCCGTCCAGGAATGAGctgatttgtgtttgcagaggtgaAAATAATTTGTTGAACTGTAGTTACGCTgctcaaaacacatttttaaagatttgaATGAGACCTGTAATGCACTTAATGCGCTTAAATGATTTGACAAACATGATGAGCTTTGCAAATCAAGCTCATTGATTTAAatccaaaataaacttttcctttaaatgtgacaaaaacaagatttaaaCTAAATCTGATAATCCAATTTGATACGATAAAACTCCAGCTAATCCCATTTTCCTTTGTTATCATCCCAGCATCTGCTGTCAGTTTCACACTAACACAGTCCAAGTCTAAATAGAGACTGGGTGTAAATAGACGTTTGGAATCAGTGGCGCTAAATGAAAGTGCGGCATAAGTTTGGAAATTTCCTCTCGGGCCTTTCTCTCCTGGatgaggcaaaaaaaaacagtggctCTAAATATGTTGTGTTGAAATCTTGTGTTCCTTGTGTGCGCTCGTATTTTCACCATGACcgcattgtgttgttttcttgtcAGCTCGGAGAGGAGGGTGAAAACATGACCGCCAAACCACAAAGCGTAATTAGCAAGCATCTGTAACGCGAGACCTCGGATTACAACGTCGGAGCCGTCTTTTGTCGGATGAAATATCTGAATCTGTCACCGGTGAGGAAACagatatttgatttaatatgtCCTAGGCAAAGAGATATTTTTACTTGGACAACAGATATGTCAAAGTCTCGGCGGATCTGACAGTGTCGTGTTCGTACCTGTGTGCGTCACGTCATCACGATGCGTCATCTCTCGCGCCAACACACAACGACAGCGTGAACGAACAGGTGTGTGACATGTGTGAAACGGCCCAGAGAGACGACTGAGCCGAGCTTTGTCCTCCGACTAATCCCGTGCAGCCAATGTTGGAGCGGTTTGAATACAGCAcagtcatttttcattttgctcGCGGGATCGTTGCCACAAGGTGATGTTTTGATCAACAGGTGCTCAGATCTTA
Proteins encoded:
- the LOC132997019 gene encoding filamin A-interacting protein 1-like encodes the protein MRSRSNSLEDITKAKLVQADTRKRSAEREAPSGRAERRSRYREPPDDTGTIQRNHKTTKNSTCSGGSGSSSSSGATKAGRREKGRDLSRDDLVFLLSLLEGELQARDEVITVLKAEKIDLALLEAKYGFVTPQKVLQALQRDAIQGKADDFQEDIYERPMVELDKLVEKQRETHRRMLEQLLMVEQSHKQALYKLDDEKRNHGEFMKKSDEFTNLLEQERERSVY